In Zingiber officinale cultivar Zhangliang chromosome 1A, Zo_v1.1, whole genome shotgun sequence, the DNA window ttatctcaATTTAAGGTTGTCAATATCAATCGAAGAAATATCCATCAATTGATTGCTGAAAATCACCAATCCAATTGATTcgactgattaattaaattaattttatctcaATTTAAGGTTGtcaatatcaatcgattgatggcaATTGATTGATTGGGTCAATATGTAAtcaattgaaaatcaatttcatgtTCGGTCTTGTTGTGCCAATCGATTGCGAAATCAATGCAATCAATTGATATCAATTCATCGATAGGGTCATTCAATTCCTTTCAAATCTGTTCCCTATTTTAGGCTTGATTATTCGATTAGGACAATCGATTACCCCATTTGATCTCAAAGTAGATTGAAcaagttgattttttttatgaAGAAAGCAGTGATTTGCCATTGCTCTTCTTGTTCTTttgtgaaatttaaaaaaaaactaagagttCTCTATTACAAGATCTTTTGACAATCAAAACTAAAAAACTTAATCTAGCATGGAAACTCACATATGGACGAAAAACCTAACTTCATTGCTAAGAAAATGATGAAACATAGAGATTTGAGATCACTTTATAGAAATTAAAGTTTTTCCCTAACCTCATGATTTCTaagaataaataaagaaattaGAGTTTTTTCTTACCTTCATGATTTCTAAGGACAAATAAAGAAATCGTatagagaaaataataaattctAAGCATGATTTAATTTCATCATAGACATGACATAATACAGTAAATACATAAACAACAATTAACTTGATTAAAGCGGTATAGCCATTATCGTAGAGCATCCTCTGCTCGATCCCAAAATccctaaggaagaagaagaagaagtgaaagtAAAAGGAGAAGTCTTCTGAAAGATCTAGAATGACGCTGCTACAAACACCCGTCAATGGAAAACTGGGTTATGTCAAGATGTCATAATCCAACTAGGACCTCTCCGTTATATAGGAATCTAATCCGTTATCAGTCCATAGATGATGACTGATCGGGCTAAATGATTCTACACATTCAACCACATCCAATAACTCGAAACCCAATAACCTCAAATTAGATCACTTAAACAGATTCGATTCGTATTTGCATATACAAATTATATTAAGTCCATCTTAAAGAGATTAAATCCAACCGTTTctatttctttctcctttctattAACTTTCTTCTATAGGAATAGCCCTTAAATATCACTTCtcacctataaccacctcttaTCTCAATTCAGTCATTTATTTGCCATCCCTGGGTTATGGTGCTACGGTAGGGTATCCAGATTGTCACCCAGGTACCCGTAATTAGAACCCCAGTTATGccgtatttatagaaatttttccttcaaattGGGAGGGGGGGCGCAATCAAAGGAGGCCGGGTTTCTGGATTGACCGCGCTTCTCAATTTACCTTGGTGGCCGGTGTGAAACTTTCGTGGGGCTAGGCCGGTGACCCCCGGGATAGTTAATGAGGCCGGTCAccccagggatagtcaatgaggttAACTGAAATTATCATTATTTATCGAAAGAGGAGCCATTCCGTGGGACTGActcagggatagtcaatgagactaactgggattatcattatTTGTCGAAAGAGGAGTCGATGTAGGAATGGATAAAAGACTTGTTACCTAACTAAACTCAGAGTTATAAGAACAAACATCCAATCACAAGACTTCtcaattccttttttttttctcttctggtTTGAACTTGCTATGAATTCTTTCTAACTGACAAGTAGCATGAAAAAACTCAAGAGAAGTATTAATAATTTGCATTCTTTTATGTCaggtttttatatattttatcaaCACGCATTTTCCTAAGAAAGAAAAAATGGGAATAAAGAAAACGATGCTTTGTGATCGCAACGTTTTGTTATGATCTGGAACGATTTATATTCTGTTGTTGTCTCTATGTTCAGAATGGGCTAAAGAACAGTTTCAAATGATTAAGCAATCGATCACTTGTAGCAATTTGTGTTGGAGTAGAAACAGAATGAATGATCTTTGAATGCGATTGAATGCTTTGTAACAAAATATGCCCGAAAGACACCATTCATATTGATAATTTATGTAGTTCATAGGGAAAATTGACAAGCAGTGGATAACACCCTCACTGATCAACATCATCCATAAAATTTGATCTGAGGTccagaaaacaaaacaaaaaaagaaagaaagggtGGTGGAACAGTTCCCTGCAAGATCCCATTACCACCACTGTGGACTCTGAAACACAATCAGCAAACAAATGAATGTACATTTCGATCATCCATGGCTGCAAAACAGATCGATTGCACATCGCATCGACAGCTCTTGTTAGACAGATGATCAAACCGTTTTATCTCCATGCCTGAAGGATCATCAATCCCATGAGGCCAAAGCCATCTCATCGAGCAATGTTTCCTCATTGAATGATGAACCAGGAGAGCCAGCTAAAAATATGCTGGGCTTCTTCATCTTTTCTCTTTCTTGGTCACTGCAATGCATAGAAGATTTACAGCATGAGGAATTAATCGAGGATGATGAACTCGAGATGTTTGGGGACTAACCTATGCACGAAGATGTCTTTTCCCTCTTCTGATTTCTTCTTGCAAGAAGAGCATGATACCGAATTCTCGGGGAGCTTTGGAGGCCAAGTGCACCCTTTCTCCTCCTTCCTATCAGTTTTCTTAAAAGATGGTGATTCAATGTTGTGGCTTTCGAGTATACAATCTCCGAAAATGTGAGTCTTTTTAGGATTAGGTCCATGAGATATAATGCAAGTATAATCCTCCGACTGCTCGATCTCACTCGCGGAGAGGGTACTAAGCAACCAATGAGAAGAGTCAAGAGAGATTGGAAGGGACCCCAAAAGCTTCTCAAAATTGGCATTCCCTTTAGCTAGTGTAGAGCCAAACACAGAGTTCATAGAATCTGATTGAACCTCAGATTGCAAATTGCTGGAGCTATTGCAAAACGACTTTGTAAGGAGCAAAGACAGTCGACCCGTATCGACAGAACAAGATTGCAGTAACACAAACTCCTCATTTTGCAACTTAGCCTCTTTGGATTCTAGACCCAGCCCTGAAGAATTAGAATGAAACTTGGATGAAACAAAATTCTGCTGAGAAGAAATTCCACAAGGTTTAGGGATCGAGATGTTAAACTTTATCTGTGAACCAAAGACAATATTCCTGTTCCCCAAGGCCTTCCCACAGGGTTTGTTCTCATCATCATCCTTGAGGGAATCAACCAGGCCAAGCCCTACTCTGCTGCTGTCCCAACATTTAAGCCTGCCATTGGAGCTTCCAGGAGTAGGGGAGCCAAGGTTTGAGTTTCCTCTACTAGAAAAGACCTTGTCCAAGGGAGATGTAGGGCTCCAAACTGCATCACAATCTGATGAGCCCTTACTGGTGAATCCCACAAGCAGGCCAGGAACACTGAGAAAGGAGCTAGTTGAACTCTTTTTCACCACACCATCAGAGGTTGAGTGAGACATGAGGTACCCTTTGCTCTGATCCTTGAGAACTGGCCTGCTCCTCTTCTTCAGCATCATATTATATACGAAATCCCTGGGTGAAGCAAAAGATCAAACAGGTGAAGGGatacaaaaataaaccaaatcttTTTCACATAATAGAAGGGTTGCAAGAATACCACACAGCATCATCATCTCAAGACTTTTTGTAATCATGCAGAACCACCAAAAAATATTAAGGCACTGGGGACATCCATGTGAGAATAAAGAATATGGACAGGCACTAACTTGTTCTACCATCAGGAAAGGGACTGACAAAGGCAAAAGAAGGGACCAAATCAGCAGAAAAGTGAGTGTGTGCATCAAATCAAAATCTTCACAAAAATGCAAGGCCGAGTGATCCTTGAACACAACACAtccaaaaaaaaatcacaaaggAGAAGCTTTGCATAAACTACCTTGATTCCCTAAATCATGCAAGGAGGAGGCGTATCCATGAACACACACATACAAAAAATCACATAGGAGAAGATTTGCATAGGCTACCTTGAGTTATTAAATCATGCAAAGAGGACTTGTAAAAAAGAAACAGGAATCAAGAATGGGGAGGGAGTACATCACACCTTTTGAGCCCTTTTTGGTGCTATTCTTGATTTCTCTCTCCCTCACTCAAAGTGAACTATGAGAGATCCATCTCCATGCAGTGGGAGACTGAGGGGAGAAGCACAAGAAGGCCACCAGGTGGAGTTAAACTGGTTTGACAAATGTATCAAAGCTCGCATAGTAGCACtgccccacacacacacacatacactTCGGCCTGCCCCTCCATTTTGGCTGCATGCATCGAATTCAGGGCAGCTCTGTGGTCTCTGCAGCACTGCTCTCAATCATAATGATCGAGAAATACGAAAGCCCAGCATTAATTTAATGCTGCTCATGACACGATCAGCACTCAACACAATTACCCAAACTAAACACTGCTcctgagaaaaaaaatgaaatcgtcTCGTGTGATATTATGATGACATTATGGAACATAAAAGTTGCTGACTTCACTAGATTGGAATTGGATTGAGTTGATGATCTATTCGAAGAGCTCGAGCAGTGGACCCACAGGGAATCTGAAGTAGCTAGGAAGATGGTGCTTTCGCTTTGGCTCTCTCTTTCATAGGCATTGAGATAagtgaggaagagagggagagagaggacaGAGGTGAGGCTTGTGGGGCCAAAAGCTTCACAAGAAGGGCTTTAAATCCATCGCCATCGCCGTTGGATTTGGTGGAGTGGTCGACAGAGGACGAACAGCTTACAGGGATGCCGAGAACGGTAGCTGTCCTAGAAATTATCTCGTGGAAACATTGACATTGACATTGACAATCCTGCAAGAAAATATATATCAAAAAGGAAAACAGTTTGTGATCAATCAATGTTTTGATTAATCGACAGGATATTGTCGCAATCAGAAGGAGGTTTAGCGTCAGTATCATGAGGaataattatcattttttttttaaaaaaaaagggaaaaagaaaatcgACTGTGATGCGTGTTTCAGATAGAAACAAGAGAACAAGGAATATATCAAGTTTCAGCTTTAAGTTATTGATAATTTATTCGTTCAATGcagtatatgtatatatataattactCCAGACCATTGAGATTATAATATCAAAAGATTCCATCAGATGGCAACTTGTCAAATTCAATTTTCTTGGATTTGTTGCTTTGTTTAGTGTGTTCcataattttataatttcaagGGAGTGAGCAGCAGCAATGGAATAGAAATTAGAAGCCTTGATTAATATGTTGATCTTGATTGTTTGATGTGTATTAACTTTATAAAAATACTGATACAGGATTTGATTGATTGATTCTCTGGATGCTGATGTtggttgtttttttatttttttcgtgAAATATTTTAGTTAAATTATTGCTGCGAGATTTGATTAATTGATTCTCTGGTTGTTGGTGGAAGACATGATCCTTTATTGGACACTGTCATTTtggtttattattttattttatttttgagatGATTCCAAGGctaaaaaacaataaaataataagtgGCTTTGACTGAAGGTAAAATTAAGCTCAAAATCCAATGCtttctaattaattataattcaAATCCGTTCATTATAATATTATATTCCATTGCTCATGGGGTTGCTTTGTAAGGAAGAAAAACTTACGGTGACAACTCCTTCATTATCTACGAAGGATAGTTCGATCACGAAATTTTCATTTACTTAGGGTTCGATCCAATCATATCAGATCTATTATTTTATCATGTGGTAAAAAATAATTCACTTATTTTTAATGTCCCTGGCAATCCGTCCCTAGGTCAATATAAAGAGGGTACATTCCTGCCAACCCATCCCCAGGTCAACACGGAGAAgttaaatcacggatgactattaGTTATTAGCACAGGTGGCCAAAGCATGGGTGAAAACATACTCAAACGCGTCGAGTTTCGACCTCAAGACCTCATATGACAACACCTGATAGCTCAACCATCACACTACCCCAAAGAGACTTTATCATACATTATATGAGGTTATTTTTGATCCAAATGCATAATCAAGATCATGATAACAAGTACTATTAGGTCAAGATTTCCTAACTATAATCTATCCATTATCTAAAAAAGATAAACTCTAAATTAGTTTTTACTATAGAATTGTAATGCAGGAGGATCCGAGCTTTAAGATGTCATAATTTTAACTCGAATTGAATCATgagacacacaatatatcaaatctatAATTGATTATAAGATGTAATTCTAATAGCCTAGTCTTCGGCTAAAAAACAACGTTTAAAGCCTTTTCAGATACTCCGAATAATTTTTATCATTGTTTTAGGATTATTTTCATCTTTGACATTGTTAGGATTTTGAGACTATTTAAACATTAGTTTAGTTGATGTTAAGACATTATcttttattttaaatcaattttatccGGTTAAACCTAGAGACGATGTCTCTGCATTTTGATGACTTCTTATCCTCCAAAATTCATTTGAGAAAACTAACCTCTATAATAATGGCTATTCTGTCTGGCATCAGTTGGTATCAAAGCATATAAGATGAAAGGTCATCGTGGTCATGCTCGCAACAAGCAAGTTCTGATTGAGGAAGCCCAACACCATGATCGTAGAGTTCAGCATGTGATAATTGAGAATTTGTAGAGGCAAGTCGTAGAATTAACCTAATGTCTGCGGTGCGGGCTCTTGAAGATCATGAGATCACTGATCTTGATTCTGATTTCACTTTCAAAAATCTATATTACAATTGTGTTAAATTTCGAGAGCGTCGTGGTTGAGAGGAACAATATGGAGACCTCGATTTTTGGGTTGATCTATCCAAATTTTCTAGTACATTACAAGTAGAGAGGTTCATTGATTGGATTAATGAAGTGGagaaaattttttattacaaGGAAGTGCTCGATCATGTGAAGGTGAAACTGATTGCCGTCAAATTCAAAGGCTAAGCGTTAACGTGGTGGGAGCAATTGTGACACTCACAAAACAGACAGAGCAAAGCTAAAATCATTGATTGGGAGAAGATAAAAACTCACTTTCTTTCCTTCGGTTACACTCAAACCTTATTTCAGCAACTTCATGTGTTGAGGCAATGTGCTCAGTCTTCATTCGTTATGGACTGTTTCAACGGCCTACCAACATGCCCTGCTTGTTGAAAAACAACATAATAGGAAACCAGTGATTAGGAATAATAAAAAAGTCAACCAGTTCACCCTCAGGATTCACATCCTATCTAGCATCAACCACAAGTTAATTCTATGTCTCCTATCATGTGTTTTAGTTGTAGTGAATAGGGGTACAGGACAACTAATTGCAGGAAACATGCTAATCAAAAGGGAAAAAATTTGTTGATTGAGAAAGATGTAAAAGACAAAACCAAGGCAATTAGTAAGTCGATGTATACCAATGATGAAGTTGATGAGGTGCTTTATAGTGATGACCATGAGACTTTAGTCGTTTGTAAGAATTTGCTGACTCCTAATAGTGATTCAGAGGATGATTGCtttaaaactaatatttttcTCATAACTTGCATAGTTATGGATAAAGTTTGTAAAATGATCATTGATAGTGATAGTTGTGAAAATGTTGTGTTCGAGGAGGCTATCCAAAAATTACAGTTGAAGACGAACCATCATCGTAAGCCATAATTGTGGCTGAATAAAGGTAGTGAGGTAATAACTGATAATCGATATCTTGTATCTTTTTCAATTGACAACAAATATTATGATAATACTTGGTGTGATGTTGTGGTTATGAATGCATGTCATGTATTTTTGGGGTGACCTTAACAATATGATCGTAGTGTTATATACGATGGATTAAAGAAATCATATACCCTTCACATCAAGGGAAAGAAGATTGTATTGACGCTTCGACAGGAAGGGATGAAAGAAAACATATACCCTTCATATCAAGGGAAAGAAGATTGTATTGACGCTCCAGCAAGAAGGAACCACTCCTATTCTTGTAGCCAATAATACTAACCTACTTTCTACGTCTAGGTTTTTAGATGAGATGGAGTATAGAGACGTAGTTTATGCTTTGCTACTTGTAAGAACAATGCAATAGCCTTAGATCCTGATTTACCACAGAAGTGCAGTAGCTGCTAGGAGATTTTGTTGAGTTGATGCTAGAGGATTTGCCTCCTGGGCTACTACCTGACACTACTCTAAACTTGaggatgagttttttttttcaatctgaGGTGATTGATACAGgagaatttgagttttaaaaaggTATAACTTTTGACTTGGGTTGAATCACAAGACctaaaatatatcaaattgaaaatcGTTTAGAGTTCTATAAGGTGCAACTCGTGACGACTCAATCTACAATAAAAAAACAATGTTTAAATCCTTTTCAGATGTTCTGAATAATTTTTTATCATtgttttaggattatttttatcTTTTGCATTGTTAGAGTTTTGAGACTACTTAAACCTTTATTTAATTGATGTTAGGGCATTAtcttttattttgaattaattttactCAGTTAAATCTAAAGATGACGTCTTTGCATTTTGATAATTTCTTATCTTCTATAAATTTTTTATGTGAAAATTAATTTCCagaataattattattctgtCCGACGTTAAATTGTATTATgttaaaaatatgattttgatTTTTAAGTGTCGACCACTTAGTAGACTCACTTTTTTTATTTGATATATGAACTGTTAAGTAAAAAATGAGTATattcaagtattttttttaaaactttttatgtGATAAATGAACTCTTTTTCTAGGTGTAAATTGAGGAGCGTTCGAATTCAAGCAAGTGTACAAGATATtatttgttggtgcagggagcactaaATGATCAAACTTAAgatttgataatgacaaagagttcTAAGTTAAGTATTATTGTTGTTCTAACAaggttgactaagtgtgcaggaaaaccctagttgaggctaggcaaacaAGTCTTAGTGgacactaggcaggtggaaagtcttagctgtGGCTAAACAATGAAGTCCTAGTTCGGGGAACTGGGCAAAATCTTGGCAAGTCAAGAAtattgggcgaaatcctaggatCTTGGgcactaggtggaagtcctgagGGTCGTAGATATCAGGAGAAAGATTGGACGGGTCGGGGATTAGACGTCCAACAGAAAATCCCGAAGTcttggatgctgagcaaaagacTAGATGATCTGGAGGACCAATCTGGCAAAagataatctctcctgagaggagtaggtgaggatgcattccccaaagagaaaacaataggcgtcggtcccACCtaaagtttcagcgaaactcaaagtccgaaccagacagtccagagactttcaaaatcattttacttTACATATTATTTGTACTTGTGCTAAACTTGTGATATAAGAAGTTAGTGGCGGAAAATAGAGCTCCAGGCGCCCGAAGCTTGTCCAGGCGCTCGGATGTCCAGGCACCTAGAGTTCTCTAGGCACTTGGGTAAGTGGTGACGAGGGAGCACCCTCGTCGCACCCCGGGTGGGTGTTTGGTCAAGCACCCGgatggtctaggcgcccggagttgCTCTAGGCGCCGCCTAGACCAGCAAAAAGTCATCTTCATTCTGAGTTGGAGCGCGATGATTGATCGACCCACGTTAGCAGTCCAGTCGCTCGGAGGGAGTCCGGGCGTCCGGACATAGACAAACTTCTcagatgaagtttcgacgagagctcaTCACGTCAGcacactctaggcgcccggatggagctataaaaggaggcttcaaCATGTACCTTGAACACATCAATTTGAACAAGTTTCTCTCCTGTGCGCTGCTCGATAGACGACTCTACAATGCCCGAAAGCTAGTCCAACGACAACTACGCCCAAGATTTGTTTCTCTAAGTCGTCGGTATCACTTTGTTTTCAAAGTTACTTGTACTCAAATTGTAATTTCTTTTGTAACTTTTCGATTGATTAATGATTGCCCAGACAACACTCTcatgtgtgggccttggagtaggagtcgccacatacTCTGAACAAAGTAAAAACTTGGCAGTGTTAGCatttatctattttcttttaatctttcttttcGCTGCGTATTCTTTACTCAGATCATGttttttgaaaaatgtgaaagtcacgagcactattcatCTCTTCCTCTAGCGAAACGATGCTACGCTATTTATATTATATCTTTGATGTCAAGATGATATTTAAATAATGGATTGTAGGAGAGCATACCAGAAATATAGCATAGACTATTTGAGGGGATCCGATATTGGGTGTcacatttgaataaaaaattacacAGCACTTTCGtttacaaaaaggaaattaaacctTAAAAAATGTTATTAATCTCACATTTTTATTTGATTGATCCTTAGTTACACAACATATATG includes these proteins:
- the LOC122038615 gene encoding FCS-Like Zinc finger 10-like; this translates as MMLKKRSRPVLKDQSKGYLMSHSTSDGVVKKSSTSSFLSVPGLLVGFTSKGSSDCDAVWSPTSPLDKVFSSRGNSNLGSPTPGSSNGRLKCWDSSRVGLGLVDSLKDDDENKPCGKALGNRNIVFGSQIKFNISIPKPCGISSQQNFVSSKFHSNSSGLGLESKEAKLQNEEFVLLQSCSVDTGRLSLLLTKSFCNSSSNLQSEVQSDSMNSVFGSTLAKGNANFEKLLGSLPISLDSSHWLLSTLSASEIEQSEDYTCIISHGPNPKKTHIFGDCILESHNIESPSFKKTDRKEEKGCTWPPKLPENSVSCSSCKKKSEEGKDIFVHSDQEREKMKKPSIFLAGSPGSSFNEETLLDEMALASWD